From a single Populus trichocarpa isolate Nisqually-1 chromosome 17, P.trichocarpa_v4.1, whole genome shotgun sequence genomic region:
- the LOC18099474 gene encoding uncharacterized protein LOC18099474 isoform X2 produces the protein MLKKGEEEDEKREEAIASNPSLQPNFKPKRVTQDQLSKLQELHKRRLQIKSKIHKKSKDGTGKSHGKDLKSKDTGTNIEDSGAPDLKPLDDNASFSTPQDNVSAHHSEKKRQKLHWGLDTKERWERKANM, from the exons ATGCTTAAGAAAGGAGAGGAAGAAGacgagaaaagagaagaagctaTAGCATCAAACCCATCTTTGCAGCCGAATTTCAAGCCCAAACGTGTCACTCAAGACCAGCTTTCCAAGCTACAA GAGCTACACAAAAGGCGcttacaaataaaatcaaagattcataagaaatcaaaag ATGGTACTGGCAAATCTCATGGAAAAGAC CTCAAAAGCAAAGATACGGGCACGAACATTGAAGACTCAGGTGCTCCTGACTTGAAACCCCTTGATGACAATGCCAGTTTCTCTACTCCACAAGACAATGTGTCGGCACATCATTCAGAAAAGAAACGCCAGAAATTACACTGGGG GCTTGATACAAAGGAAAGATGGGAGAGAAAAGCCAATATGTAG
- the LOC18099474 gene encoding uncharacterized protein LOC18099474 isoform X1, with protein MLKKGEEEDEKREEAIASNPSLQPNFKPKRVTQDQLSKLQELHKRRLQIKSKIHKKSKDGTGKSHGKDLKSKKSHGKDLKSKDTGTNIEDSGAPDLKPLDDNASFSTPQDNVSAHHSEKKRQKLHWGLDTKERWERKANM; from the exons ATGCTTAAGAAAGGAGAGGAAGAAGacgagaaaagagaagaagctaTAGCATCAAACCCATCTTTGCAGCCGAATTTCAAGCCCAAACGTGTCACTCAAGACCAGCTTTCCAAGCTACAA GAGCTACACAAAAGGCGcttacaaataaaatcaaagattcataagaaatcaaaag ATGGTACTGGCAAATCTCATGGAAAAGACCTCAAAAGCAAAAAATCTCATGGAAAAGACCTCAAAAGCAAAGATACGGGCACGAACATTGAAGACTCAGGTGCTCCTGACTTGAAACCCCTTGATGACAATGCCAGTTTCTCTACTCCACAAGACAATGTGTCGGCACATCATTCAGAAAAGAAACGCCAGAAATTACACTGGGG GCTTGATACAAAGGAAAGATGGGAGAGAAAAGCCAATATGTAG
- the LOC18099475 gene encoding plastidic glucose transporter 4, with product MITKGKRVEISTNSVHSLVLSDGGDVEEVRPLKSEDDVTCAVPVPQQQQGKASVLPFVGVACLGAILFGYHLGVVNGALEYLAKDLGIVENTVLQGWIVSTLLAGATVGSFTGGALADKFGRTRTFQLDAIPLTIGAVLCSTAQSVQTMIIGRLLAGIGIGISSAIVPLYISEISPTEIRGALGSVNQLFICIGILLALVAGLPLAGNPIWWRTMFGISAVPAVLLALGMAFSPESPRWLFQQGKFSEAEKSIMTLYGKERVADVMTDLNVASQGSAEQEAGWFDLFSSRYWKVVSVGVALFFFQQMAGINAVVYYSTAVFRSAGIESDVAASALVGASNVFGTTIASSLMDRQGRKSLLITSFFGMAASMLLLSLSFTWKALAPYSGTLAVLGTVCYVLSFSLGAGPVPALLLPEIFASRIRAKAVALSLGMHWAANFVIGLYFLSFVNKFGISSVYLGFSGICLLGVLYIAANVVETKGRSLEEIERALDPAI from the exons ATGATTACGAAAGGAAAGAGAGTTGAAATCTCCACCAACTCTGTTCACTCTCTTGTTTTGTCTG atggagGAGATGTGGAAGAAGTCAGGCCATTAAAATCTGAGGATGATGTTACTTGCGCTGTGCCTGTGCCGCAGCAGCAGCAAGGGAAAGCTTCGGTTTTGCCGTTTGTTGGAGTTGCTTGTTTAGGAGCTATTTTGTTTGGTTATCATTTAgg GGTGGTGAATGGTGCTCTGGAGTATCTTGCCAAGGATCTTGGTATTGTTGAAAATACTGTCTTACAAG GATGGATTGTTAGCACATTGCTTGCTGGTGCTACCGTTGGTTCATTTACTGGGGGAGCATTGGCTGATAAGTTTGGGAGAACAAGGACTTTTCAGCTGGATGCAATTCCGCTAACAATTGGTGCTGTGCTCTG TTCTACGGCCCAGAGTGTACAGACTATGATAATTGGGCGTCTACTTGCTGGTATAGGAATTGGTATTTCTTCTGCTATCGTGCCACTTTACATATCTGAG ATCTCGCCAACTGAAATCCGTGGTGCGCTGGGGTCTGTAAACCAACTTTTTATATGCATTGGGATTCTTTTGGCATTGGTAGCGGGATTGCCATTGGCAGGAAATCCTATATG GTGGAGGACAATGTTTGGCATTTCAGCTGTTCCTGCTGTTCTATTGGCACTGGGAATGGCATTTTCTCCAGAAAGTCCTCGGTGGCTTTTTCAG CAAGGAAAATTTTCTGAAGCTGAAAAATCCATAATGACGCTTTATGGAAAAGAAAGAGTTGCTGATGTCATGACCGATTTAAATGTGGCTAGTCAAGGTTCTGCTGAGCAAGAAGCTGGATGGTTTGACCTGTTTAGCAGCCGCTATTGGAAAG ttGTGAGCGTTGGTGTAgcacttttctttttccaacaaATGGCTGGGATAAATGCTGTGGTGTATTATTCAACTGCCGTGTTCCGTAGTGCTGGCATTGAATCAGATGTTGCTGCCAGTGCTCTTGTTGGGGCATCAAACGTCTTtg GTACAACTATTGCATCTTCCTTAATGGACAGGCAAGGAAGGAAGAGTCTTCTGATCACTAGCTTTTTTGGAATG GCTGCCTCAATGCTGCTGCTTTCCTTGTCCTTCACTTGGAAGGCCCTAGCACCATATTCTGGAACCCTAGCTGTTCTAGGGACAGTTTG CTATGTGTTGTCGTTTTCACTTGGTGCTGGTCCTGTGCCTGCTCTTCTTCTCCCAGAGATATTTGCCTCCAGAATTAGAGCAAAAGCAGTCGCCTTATCCTTGGGCATGCACTGG GCTGCAAATTTTGTCATCGGCCTGTATTTCTTGAGCTTTGTGAACAAGTTTGGGATCAGCTCTGTATATTTAGGATTTTCAGGCATCTGTCTTCTTGGTGTCTTGTACATAGCAGCTAATGTTGTGGAAACGAAGGGACGTTCATTAGAAGAAATAGAACGAGCTCTTGACCCTGCAATTTAA